One Tepidimicrobium xylanilyticum DNA segment encodes these proteins:
- a CDS encoding ABC transporter ATP-binding protein — MENVLIDVKNLKKYFNTKGGTLHAVDDISFQVKKGETLGLVGESGCGKSTTGRAILRLHEPTSGQVIYKGEDIVKYNNKQMKEMRKKMQIVFQDPYSSLNPRLSVFELIADPLYVNKGVVPKNQIEERVKHTMELVGLEKRLINSYPHELDGGRRQRVGIARALVLNPEFIVLDEPVSALDVSIQSQILNLLDELQEKLGLTYIFVAHNLSVVKHISDRIAVMYLGNIVELTEYNKIFEDPLHPYTQALLSAIPIPKVGIKRERIMLEGDVPSPINPGPGCVFYGRCRNRKDICKEVKPQFEEKKPGHFVACHIVE; from the coding sequence ATGGAAAACGTATTAATAGATGTTAAGAATCTAAAAAAGTATTTTAATACTAAAGGAGGCACACTGCATGCTGTAGACGATATAAGCTTTCAGGTAAAGAAGGGAGAAACGTTAGGCTTAGTGGGAGAATCGGGTTGTGGGAAATCTACAACTGGAAGAGCCATCCTTAGACTCCACGAGCCAACATCTGGGCAAGTGATTTATAAAGGCGAAGATATTGTAAAATACAATAATAAGCAGATGAAGGAAATGCGAAAAAAAATGCAAATAGTTTTCCAAGACCCTTATTCCTCCTTAAATCCAAGGCTTAGCGTTTTTGAATTAATAGCTGACCCTCTATATGTAAATAAGGGTGTAGTTCCTAAAAATCAAATTGAAGAAAGAGTAAAACATACTATGGAACTTGTAGGCTTGGAAAAAAGACTAATAAATTCCTATCCTCACGAGTTAGACGGTGGAAGAAGACAAAGGGTTGGAATTGCTAGGGCATTAGTTTTAAACCCAGAGTTTATAGTATTAGATGAACCAGTTTCAGCCCTTGATGTAAGTATCCAGTCTCAGATATTGAATTTATTAGATGAGTTGCAGGAAAAATTAGGTCTAACTTATATATTTGTAGCCCATAACTTAAGTGTAGTTAAACACATAAGTGATAGGATTGCAGTAATGTATCTTGGAAATATTGTTGAACTAACTGAATACAATAAAATATTCGAAGACCCACTACACCCTTATACTCAAGCATTATTGTCTGCTATTCCTATTCCAAAGGTTGGAATTAAGAGAGAGCGTATCATGTTAGAGGGAGATGTCCCTAGCCCTATTAACCCAGGTCCTGGTTGTGTTTTCTATGGAAGATGCAGAAATAGAAAGGATATTTGTAAAGAGGTAAAACCTCAATTTGAAGAGAAAAAACCAGGTCATTTTGTAGCATGTCATATAGTAGAATGA